A genomic window from Streptomyces sp. NBC_00234 includes:
- a CDS encoding ABC transporter permease, giving the protein MTQATLTPPARALARLRDPAWYQEYGVYAAVAVVLVFNALFTEHFMTADNLRTQLVQVAPIVIVALGMALVIGTEGVDLSVGSTMALAAALLPLYLGYGLVPALLVALLAGAVVGAVNGTLVSLIGLQPIVATLALFVGGRGLALVMADGQLKQIVNPDLLSLGTGSFLGIPLVVLIAGVLAVAVAFLVQRTTFGRQIVAVGGNRSAAALAGLPVRRVLIGVYVLCGVLAALAGILATARLTASDPSSLGTLMELSAITAVVVGGTPLNGGSIRVLGTVAGALLMQLLRATLVKHDLPDSTAQIAQAAIIIAAVYVARERRSR; this is encoded by the coding sequence ATGACCCAGGCCACACTGACCCCGCCCGCCCGCGCCCTGGCGCGGCTGCGCGATCCCGCCTGGTACCAGGAGTACGGGGTGTACGCCGCCGTCGCGGTCGTGCTCGTCTTCAACGCGCTGTTCACCGAGCACTTCATGACCGCCGACAACCTGCGCACCCAGCTCGTCCAGGTCGCCCCCATCGTCATCGTCGCCCTGGGCATGGCCCTCGTCATCGGTACCGAGGGCGTCGACCTGTCCGTCGGCTCCACCATGGCGCTGGCCGCCGCCCTGCTGCCGCTCTACCTCGGATACGGGCTCGTGCCCGCCCTCCTCGTCGCGCTGCTCGCGGGAGCGGTCGTCGGCGCCGTCAACGGCACCCTCGTCTCCCTCATCGGGCTCCAGCCCATCGTCGCCACCCTCGCCCTGTTCGTCGGCGGACGGGGCCTGGCCCTGGTCATGGCCGACGGACAGCTCAAGCAGATCGTCAACCCCGACCTGCTCTCGCTCGGGACCGGTTCGTTCCTCGGGATCCCGCTGGTCGTGCTCATCGCCGGCGTGCTGGCCGTCGCGGTGGCCTTCCTCGTGCAGCGCACCACCTTCGGGCGCCAGATCGTCGCCGTGGGAGGCAACAGGTCCGCCGCCGCACTCGCCGGACTGCCCGTCAGACGCGTTCTGATCGGCGTGTACGTGCTCTGCGGCGTGCTCGCAGCGCTCGCCGGCATCCTCGCCACCGCCAGGCTCACCGCCAGCGACCCCTCCTCGCTCGGCACCCTCATGGAACTCTCCGCCATCACCGCGGTCGTGGTGGGCGGCACACCGCTCAACGGCGGTTCCATCCGGGTGCTCGGCACCGTCGCGGGAGCCCTGCTGATGCAGCTCCTTCGGGCCACCCTCGTCAAGCACGACCTGCCCGACTCCACCGCACAGATCGCCCAGGCGGCCATCATCATCGCCGCCGTCTACGTCGCCCGGGAGCGTCGGTCCCGATGA
- a CDS encoding GH92 family glycosyl hydrolase, whose amino-acid sequence MPPRPSAARRFGARAAAMILTGALAAAVTPPAAGATGLLTRPTSYVDPLIGTANGGNTYPGATLPYGMIAWSPTSTRGDQTSTGAANGYEYGATRMRGLSLTHVNGAGCNPGAAGDVPIMPFVGDVTSSPSADTKDAVYAADFSHDNETAVPGRYSVGLASGATADLAVSRRAGVADFGFPAGKPANLLFRVSNSLNGSEDAEVEIDTAHRKVTGSVLTGAFCGRRANGGTNNRKSYYRLYFSASFDRDFASTGTWKDGTLAPGATTGRGGEGYATGADRAGRGSGGWVGFDTSADTDVRMRIGISYVSQAGAEANLRQEIAPAASVDDVAEAGARTWDRELGSVRIGGGSTAQRTTFYTALYHSLMQPNLISDTDGRYPGMDGVPHRVGGGQRAQYSNFSGWDQYRAQIQLLALLKPEIAGDFAQSLYNFARQNNGVWDRWVHVNGATHVMTGDPSAATLATFYAMGVRNFDYEGAFESLARQATVPVADGLSDAGCPGQCTGQRPNLAQYLESHYAPQDACHCWGGAAETLEDAVADAALGRWAKLLGRDEEAAAFEERGRWWRNVFNPDATDGAGTHGYIQARNLDGSWVTPFSPGSDRGFAQGTSATYTWMVPQDVQGLAAAMGGRDVAAQRLDAFFHKADGSWSVKGGDALRYDPTNEPGIHAPWLYNALGKPWKTQETVREILDTVYGTGPAGLPGNDDLGTMSSWYVFSALGLYPQTPGSATMLLGAPLFPDAVIDRPRGRDIRISAPAAGATHPYIESVEVNGRPSDRSWTDASLLTRGGTVSHQLSESPNTAWASGASGLPE is encoded by the coding sequence ATGCCCCCAAGACCGTCCGCGGCGAGGCGCTTCGGCGCGCGAGCAGCCGCCATGATCCTCACCGGAGCGCTCGCCGCTGCCGTCACACCACCGGCGGCCGGGGCCACCGGGCTCCTCACGCGTCCGACCTCCTATGTCGACCCGCTGATCGGCACCGCGAACGGAGGCAACACCTACCCCGGTGCCACGCTTCCGTACGGCATGATCGCGTGGTCCCCGACCAGCACCAGGGGCGACCAGACGAGCACCGGGGCGGCCAACGGCTACGAGTACGGCGCGACCCGTATGCGCGGCCTGAGCCTCACTCATGTCAACGGAGCCGGGTGCAACCCCGGCGCCGCAGGCGATGTTCCGATCATGCCGTTCGTCGGTGACGTCACCTCCTCGCCGTCCGCCGACACCAAGGACGCCGTCTACGCCGCCGACTTCTCGCACGACAACGAGACGGCGGTGCCCGGCCGTTACTCCGTGGGGCTGGCCTCCGGCGCCACCGCGGACCTGGCGGTGAGCCGCCGGGCAGGTGTGGCCGACTTCGGATTCCCCGCGGGCAAGCCCGCCAACCTGCTCTTCCGGGTGTCCAATTCCCTCAACGGCAGCGAGGACGCCGAGGTCGAGATCGACACCGCGCACCGCAAGGTGACCGGCTCGGTCCTCACCGGCGCGTTCTGTGGCCGGCGCGCGAACGGCGGCACCAACAACCGCAAGAGCTACTACCGTCTGTACTTCAGCGCCTCCTTCGACCGGGACTTCGCCTCCACCGGCACCTGGAAGGACGGCACGCTCGCACCGGGCGCCACCACGGGCCGCGGGGGCGAGGGGTACGCGACCGGGGCGGACCGGGCCGGCCGGGGCTCCGGCGGCTGGGTGGGCTTCGACACGAGCGCCGACACCGACGTCCGGATGCGGATCGGGATCTCCTACGTCAGTCAGGCGGGCGCCGAGGCCAACCTCCGCCAGGAGATCGCGCCCGCGGCGAGCGTCGACGACGTCGCGGAGGCCGGAGCCCGCACCTGGGACCGGGAACTGGGCTCCGTGCGCATCGGCGGCGGCAGCACCGCCCAGCGCACCACCTTCTACACCGCGCTCTACCACTCGCTCATGCAGCCCAACCTGATCAGCGACACCGACGGCCGCTACCCCGGCATGGACGGCGTGCCGCACCGGGTGGGCGGAGGTCAACGGGCGCAGTACAGCAACTTCTCCGGGTGGGACCAGTACCGGGCCCAGATCCAGCTGCTCGCCCTGCTGAAGCCCGAGATCGCCGGTGACTTCGCGCAGTCGCTCTACAACTTCGCCCGGCAGAACAACGGGGTGTGGGACCGCTGGGTGCACGTCAACGGGGCCACGCACGTCATGACCGGTGATCCCTCGGCGGCGACCCTGGCCACCTTCTACGCCATGGGCGTGCGGAACTTCGACTACGAGGGCGCCTTCGAGTCCCTGGCCCGCCAGGCGACCGTGCCGGTCGCCGACGGCCTCTCGGACGCGGGGTGTCCCGGTCAGTGCACCGGCCAGCGTCCCAACCTGGCCCAGTACCTGGAGTCGCACTACGCGCCGCAGGACGCCTGTCACTGCTGGGGAGGTGCGGCGGAGACCCTGGAGGACGCGGTCGCCGACGCCGCGCTCGGCCGGTGGGCGAAGCTGCTGGGCCGGGACGAGGAGGCAGCGGCGTTCGAGGAGCGGGGGCGCTGGTGGCGCAACGTGTTCAACCCCGATGCCACCGACGGTGCGGGCACGCACGGCTACATCCAGGCACGCAACCTCGACGGCTCCTGGGTGACTCCGTTCAGCCCCGGCAGCGACCGGGGCTTCGCGCAGGGCACCAGCGCCACGTACACCTGGATGGTCCCGCAGGACGTCCAGGGCCTGGCCGCCGCGATGGGCGGCCGGGACGTCGCCGCCCAGCGGCTCGACGCCTTCTTCCACAAGGCCGACGGTTCCTGGTCAGTCAAGGGCGGCGACGCCCTGCGGTACGACCCGACCAACGAGCCGGGTATCCACGCGCCCTGGCTCTACAACGCGCTGGGGAAGCCGTGGAAGACCCAGGAGACGGTGCGCGAGATCCTCGACACCGTCTACGGGACCGGCCCCGCCGGCCTCCCCGGCAATGACGACCTGGGCACGATGTCCTCCTGGTACGTCTTCTCGGCGCTGGGTCTGTACCCGCAGACACCGGGCAGCGCCACCATGCTGCTGGGCGCTCCGCTCTTCCCGGACGCGGTGATCGACCGCCCCCGCGGGAGGGACATCCGCATCAGCGCACCCGCGGCCGGTGCCACCCACCCGTACATCGAGTCGGTCGAGGTCAACGGCCGTCCCAGCGACCGTTCCTGGACGGACGCCTCCCTGCTCACGCGTGGGGGAACGGTGAGCCACCAGCTGTCCGAGAGCCCCAACACCGCCTGGGCGAGCGGTGCGTCGGGACTGCCCGAGTAA
- a CDS encoding sugar ABC transporter ATP-binding protein produces MAPPEAESRIPEAPDPPAAPAVLEARSVSKRFPGVVALDQVSFSLRAGETHALVGENGAGKSTLIKVLTGVYRPDEGELRLAGDPVRFARPFEAQHAGISTIYQEVNLVPLMSVARNIFLGREPKNRLGLIDFGRMHREAAELLDGFGVRADPRKPLHTLGVGTQQMVALARAVSVNAQVVIMDEPTSSLEPREVETLFRVIGNLRDQGIAVLYVSHRMDELYRICDRVTVLRDGRHIHTGDLAELDRMRLVSMMLGRDLAEVRRSGLTSFAAGGHDAARTPVLTATGLSSRHRLDDVSVSLYAGEVLGLGGLLGSGRSETAKALSGALHLDAGEVSVDGRVLRRPTPAAAIRAGISLLPEDRKAEGIVPGLSVRENIVLAAMPRLSRAGVVSRAKQDRIVDLFMKRLRIKASSPEQKVGELSGGNQQKVLLARWLCLEPKVLLLDEPTRGIDVGAKAEVQSLIDELAREGLAVLLISSDIEELIEGADRIVVLRGGTVAGELAGDEVAESRLLEVLADHTPAPEEKAPAAQEDPR; encoded by the coding sequence ATGGCACCACCCGAAGCAGAATCGCGGATACCGGAGGCACCCGATCCGCCCGCGGCCCCCGCCGTGCTCGAAGCGCGCTCGGTGAGCAAGCGTTTCCCAGGCGTCGTCGCCCTCGACCAGGTCTCCTTCTCGCTGCGGGCAGGGGAGACCCACGCGCTGGTGGGTGAGAACGGCGCCGGCAAGTCCACCCTCATCAAGGTACTGACCGGGGTGTACCGGCCCGACGAGGGCGAACTGCGGCTGGCGGGCGACCCGGTACGGTTCGCCCGGCCCTTCGAGGCCCAGCACGCGGGCATCTCGACGATCTACCAGGAGGTGAACCTCGTCCCGCTGATGAGCGTGGCGCGCAACATCTTCCTCGGCCGCGAGCCCAAGAACCGCCTGGGACTCATCGACTTCGGCCGGATGCACCGCGAGGCCGCCGAACTGCTCGACGGCTTCGGCGTCCGAGCCGACCCGCGAAAGCCCCTGCACACCCTGGGAGTCGGCACCCAGCAGATGGTGGCCCTGGCCCGCGCCGTCTCCGTCAACGCCCAGGTCGTCATCATGGACGAGCCCACCTCCTCGCTCGAACCGCGCGAGGTCGAGACCCTCTTCCGGGTCATCGGGAACCTGCGCGACCAGGGCATCGCCGTCCTCTACGTCAGCCACCGCATGGACGAGCTCTACCGGATCTGCGACCGCGTCACCGTCCTGCGCGACGGCCGCCACATCCACACCGGTGACCTGGCGGAACTCGACCGCATGCGGCTCGTCTCGATGATGCTCGGCCGCGACCTGGCCGAGGTGCGCCGCTCCGGCCTCACCAGCTTCGCGGCGGGCGGACACGACGCCGCCCGTACGCCCGTGCTCACCGCGACCGGCCTCTCCAGTCGGCACCGACTCGACGACGTGTCGGTGTCGTTGTACGCGGGCGAGGTGCTCGGCCTCGGCGGACTCCTCGGCTCCGGCCGCAGCGAGACGGCCAAGGCGCTGTCCGGCGCCCTGCATCTGGACGCGGGAGAAGTGAGTGTCGACGGCCGCGTCCTGCGCCGTCCGACCCCGGCCGCGGCCATTCGCGCCGGCATCAGCCTGCTGCCCGAGGACCGCAAGGCCGAGGGAATCGTCCCCGGCCTCTCCGTGCGCGAGAACATCGTGCTGGCCGCCATGCCCAGGCTCTCCCGCGCCGGGGTCGTCTCCCGCGCCAAGCAGGACCGCATCGTCGACCTCTTCATGAAGCGCCTGCGGATCAAGGCGTCGAGCCCCGAGCAGAAGGTCGGCGAACTCTCCGGCGGCAACCAGCAGAAGGTGCTCCTCGCCCGCTGGCTGTGCCTGGAACCCAAGGTCCTGCTCCTCGACGAACCCACCCGCGGCATCGACGTCGGCGCCAAGGCCGAAGTGCAGAGCCTCATCGACGAACTCGCCCGCGAGGGACTGGCCGTCCTGCTCATCTCCTCCGACATCGAGGAGCTCATCGAGGGCGCCGACCGCATCGTCGTCCTGCGCGGCGGAACCGTCGCGGGCGAACTGGCGGGCGACGAGGTGGCCGAGAGCCGGCTGCTCGAAGTCCTCGCCGACCACACACCGGCGCCCGAGGAGAAGGCCCCGGCCGCTCAGGAGGACCCCCGATGA
- a CDS encoding LamG-like jellyroll fold domain-containing protein: MRELPRPRALFRALACTAALLLPVGATLVPAAVAAPVSAAAAATAATFAADDPSTEVHGLKGEYFSMSAPGARDFAELGGVALDPEINFPGLTGAFESATGRTEHTTARWTGQIEAPETGEYTFAAIGDNGFRLFVDGNVVIDHWQPDWDVEQTSRPVALAAGEPHEFRLEMFQDTGGANMFLRWSSAKLAKQIVPESAFTPPSDFEVYPVGLDVAEDGLKLQATFEGEVGAVDGVKDHLKIEADTSPMPVKEVVKVSDNPRALIVTLAAPVQKGQQVRFAYDGEGGLRVGGETVPEISRTARNASTHRLTTRWGDTIDRAHPLPEYPRPQQVRDRWKNLNGPWEFAGAKEGEQPVFGKTLGERITVPFPVESQLSGLERHEDHMFYRKLVTVPENWSVGTGSTSKRLKLNFDAVDYKAAVWVNGTKVAEHTGGYTGFSADITDAVKRGGPQEIIVAVTDVTGPNQPKGKQSTRPGGIVYTPSSGIWQTVWMEPVAPAAVDSLTTTPDIDTGRLALTVNSEDASAGARIKAVARDAKGKVVGTVTGPANRELSLPVAGKHLWTPDDPYLYDLDVTLTDGRSTDTVDSYFGMRSLKVAKVGGYQKLVLNGKPFFSLAMLDQGFWPDGLHTQPSDAALTFDLKAQKDLGFNAVRKHIKVESPRWYYHADRLGLLVWQDFVSSDISNDQGKDAFLSQGEEMMKQLHNHPSIGGWIVFNEGWGEWDRTETGKIAEAVKADDPSRVVNAHSGVNCCSSKGDSGKGEIIDHHDYLNREAPFPDHRAAMDGEHGGFTLRTPGHMWPGAPAAIYSGVADKDALTAKYVDNTRTYYLAAANAELSGSVYTQVSDLENELNGMWTYDRREIKVDAAKVRRINQEVIAAGAAAGDRDALKGGASWSLDENGGTTAADSGPNRVPLALTPGTSWTQGVKGSGLRFDGQGQYAETAGPVVDTTGSYSVSAWASADTLPGNYATVVSQDGRRTENPFYLQYGQGAFAFSTPGGHRARVEMQPDTGRWYHLVGVRDGDEIKLYVDGELAATAAAGPADVSTGPLSVGRAKYAGQNGDFWNGSVDQVRVYDKALTAQEVSALHDGEKP, encoded by the coding sequence ATGCGAGAACTACCACGCCCACGAGCCTTGTTCAGAGCCCTGGCGTGCACAGCAGCGCTGCTGCTGCCCGTCGGGGCCACCCTGGTCCCCGCCGCCGTTGCCGCGCCGGTCTCCGCAGCCGCCGCGGCAACTGCCGCCACGTTCGCCGCCGATGACCCGTCGACCGAGGTGCACGGCCTCAAGGGCGAGTACTTCAGCATGTCGGCGCCGGGCGCCCGCGACTTCGCCGAGCTCGGCGGAGTCGCGCTCGACCCGGAGATCAACTTCCCCGGCCTCACGGGGGCGTTCGAGTCCGCCACCGGCAGGACCGAGCACACGACGGCCCGCTGGACCGGACAGATCGAAGCTCCGGAAACCGGGGAGTACACGTTCGCCGCCATCGGCGACAACGGCTTCAGACTTTTCGTCGATGGCAACGTTGTCATCGACCATTGGCAGCCCGATTGGGACGTCGAGCAGACCAGCCGGCCCGTCGCGCTGGCCGCGGGCGAGCCGCACGAGTTCCGGCTGGAGATGTTCCAGGACACCGGTGGCGCCAACATGTTCCTGCGCTGGTCGAGCGCGAAGCTCGCCAAGCAGATCGTGCCCGAGTCCGCGTTCACCCCGCCGTCCGACTTCGAGGTCTACCCGGTGGGGCTCGACGTCGCCGAGGACGGCCTGAAGCTCCAGGCGACCTTCGAGGGCGAGGTCGGCGCCGTGGACGGCGTGAAGGACCACCTCAAGATCGAGGCGGACACCTCGCCGATGCCGGTGAAGGAGGTGGTCAAGGTGTCCGACAACCCCAGGGCCCTGATCGTCACCCTGGCCGCACCCGTCCAGAAGGGGCAGCAGGTCCGTTTCGCGTACGACGGTGAGGGCGGCCTTCGGGTGGGCGGCGAAACCGTACCGGAGATCAGCCGCACGGCCAGGAACGCTTCCACCCACCGGCTGACCACCCGCTGGGGCGACACGATCGACCGTGCCCACCCGCTGCCCGAGTACCCCCGGCCGCAGCAGGTGCGTGACCGGTGGAAGAACCTCAACGGGCCCTGGGAGTTCGCCGGGGCGAAGGAGGGCGAGCAGCCCGTCTTCGGCAAGACCCTCGGTGAGCGCATCACGGTGCCGTTCCCCGTGGAGTCCCAGCTCTCGGGCCTGGAGCGGCACGAGGACCACATGTTCTACCGCAAGCTCGTCACCGTTCCGGAGAACTGGTCCGTCGGCACCGGCAGCACGTCCAAGCGGCTGAAGCTCAACTTCGACGCCGTCGACTACAAGGCGGCGGTCTGGGTCAACGGCACCAAGGTCGCCGAACACACCGGCGGATACACGGGATTCAGCGCCGACATCACGGACGCGGTCAAGCGGGGCGGTCCTCAGGAGATCATCGTCGCCGTCACCGACGTCACCGGTCCGAACCAGCCCAAGGGCAAGCAGTCCACGCGCCCCGGCGGCATCGTGTACACCCCGTCCTCCGGTATCTGGCAGACCGTCTGGATGGAGCCGGTCGCTCCGGCGGCGGTGGACTCGCTGACGACGACCCCCGACATCGACACGGGCCGTCTCGCCCTGACGGTGAACTCCGAGGACGCCTCGGCCGGAGCCAGGATCAAGGCCGTCGCACGTGACGCCAAGGGCAAGGTCGTCGGTACGGTCACCGGACCGGCCAACCGCGAACTCAGCCTGCCCGTGGCCGGCAAGCACCTGTGGACCCCGGATGACCCGTACCTCTACGACCTCGACGTGACCCTGACCGACGGCCGGTCGACGGACACCGTCGACAGCTACTTCGGTATGCGCTCGCTGAAGGTCGCCAAGGTCGGCGGCTACCAGAAGCTTGTGCTCAACGGGAAGCCGTTCTTCTCCCTCGCCATGCTGGACCAGGGCTTCTGGCCGGACGGTCTCCACACCCAGCCCAGCGACGCGGCGCTCACCTTCGACCTGAAGGCGCAGAAGGACCTCGGATTCAACGCCGTGCGCAAGCACATCAAGGTGGAGTCGCCCCGCTGGTACTACCACGCCGACCGCCTCGGCCTGCTCGTGTGGCAGGACTTCGTCTCCAGCGACATCAGCAACGACCAGGGCAAGGACGCCTTCCTCTCCCAGGGCGAGGAGATGATGAAGCAGCTGCACAACCACCCCTCGATCGGCGGCTGGATCGTCTTCAACGAGGGCTGGGGCGAGTGGGACCGCACCGAGACCGGAAAGATCGCCGAGGCGGTCAAGGCCGATGACCCGTCCCGCGTCGTCAACGCGCACAGCGGCGTCAACTGCTGCTCGTCCAAGGGTGACTCGGGCAAGGGCGAGATCATCGACCACCACGACTACCTCAACCGTGAGGCGCCGTTCCCCGACCACCGGGCCGCCATGGACGGCGAGCACGGCGGCTTCACGCTCCGTACCCCCGGGCACATGTGGCCGGGCGCTCCCGCGGCCATCTACAGCGGGGTCGCGGACAAGGACGCCCTGACGGCCAAGTACGTCGACAACACCCGTACGTACTACTTGGCGGCGGCCAACGCCGAACTGTCGGGCTCGGTCTACACCCAGGTCAGCGACCTGGAGAACGAGCTCAACGGGATGTGGACCTACGACCGCCGTGAGATCAAGGTCGACGCCGCCAAGGTGCGCCGGATCAACCAGGAGGTCATCGCCGCCGGTGCGGCGGCCGGTGACCGCGATGCCCTGAAGGGCGGAGCGAGCTGGTCGCTGGACGAGAACGGGGGCACCACCGCGGCCGACAGCGGTCCGAACCGTGTCCCGCTCGCCCTCACGCCGGGCACGTCGTGGACCCAGGGCGTGAAGGGTTCCGGGCTGAGGTTCGACGGCCAGGGACAGTACGCCGAGACCGCGGGCCCGGTCGTCGACACCACCGGCTCCTACTCCGTGTCCGCCTGGGCGTCGGCCGACACGCTCCCCGGCAACTACGCGACCGTCGTCAGCCAGGACGGCCGGCGCACGGAGAATCCCTTCTATCTCCAGTACGGGCAGGGCGCGTTCGCGTTCAGCACGCCGGGCGGCCACCGGGCCCGGGTGGAGATGCAGCCCGACACGGGGAGGTGGTACCACCTCGTGGGCGTGCGCGACGGCGACGAGATCAAGCTGTACGTCGACGGTGAGCTCGCGGCCACCGCCGCCGCCGGGCCTGCCGACGTCAGCACCGGCCCGCTCTCCGTGGGCCGTGCCAAGTACGCCGGTCAGAACGGTGACTTCTGGAACGGCTCCGTCGACCAGGTCCGGGTGTACGACAAGGCGCTCACCGCGCAGGAGGTGAGCGCGCTCCACGACGGCGAGAAGCCGTAG
- a CDS encoding ABC transporter permease: MNETTPAPVAGIPAPRKTPATGDGKPRPVRSSGDGPAQRLAGILQRQGVLAVLLTVVLVASFVYPTFATLDNARGVTVQASFLAVVALGMTLVIITGGIDLSVGSVFALGGVLAAWASQWGLLPALLVPLVVCGAIGLLNGFLIARAGMAPFIVTLATLLAARGMLLALTDEGATTYLVPKESAFAELGQGSVWGFGYPILVALVLFGAGGLLLQRTSFGQTLFAVGGSSDAATLMGLPVARTKILVYTLSGLLAGLAGALNAARLSSGVTIVGVGMELDAISAVVIGGTLLIGGAGSISGTLWGVLLLAVIQNLINQIGSLNSSYQSVVSGGFLIVVVVAQRYLARGRRTT, translated from the coding sequence ATGAACGAAACCACACCCGCCCCCGTGGCCGGAATCCCCGCCCCGAGGAAGACCCCGGCAACCGGGGACGGCAAGCCCCGCCCCGTCCGGAGTTCCGGAGACGGACCCGCGCAGCGCCTCGCCGGAATCCTCCAGCGCCAGGGCGTGCTGGCGGTCCTGCTGACCGTCGTGCTCGTCGCCTCGTTCGTCTACCCGACGTTCGCCACCCTCGACAACGCCCGGGGCGTGACCGTACAGGCGTCCTTCCTCGCCGTGGTCGCGCTCGGCATGACCCTGGTCATCATCACGGGCGGCATCGACCTCTCGGTGGGCTCCGTCTTCGCCCTCGGCGGAGTCCTCGCCGCCTGGGCCTCGCAGTGGGGCCTCCTGCCCGCGCTGCTGGTGCCGCTGGTGGTCTGCGGTGCGATCGGGCTGCTCAACGGCTTCCTGATCGCCCGCGCCGGGATGGCACCCTTCATCGTCACGCTCGCCACCCTGCTCGCGGCCCGCGGCATGCTCCTCGCCCTCACCGACGAGGGCGCCACCACCTACCTCGTGCCCAAGGAGTCCGCGTTCGCCGAACTCGGCCAGGGCAGCGTCTGGGGCTTCGGGTATCCGATCCTCGTCGCCCTGGTGCTGTTCGGGGCCGGCGGGCTCCTCCTGCAGCGCACCTCGTTCGGACAGACCCTGTTCGCCGTCGGCGGCAGCAGCGACGCGGCCACCCTCATGGGCCTCCCCGTCGCCCGGACCAAGATCCTCGTGTACACGCTCAGCGGACTGCTCGCCGGACTCGCCGGGGCGCTGAACGCGGCCAGGCTGTCCTCCGGCGTCACCATCGTCGGCGTGGGCATGGAGCTCGACGCGATCTCCGCCGTCGTCATCGGCGGGACCCTGCTCATCGGCGGGGCCGGATCGATCAGCGGCACCCTCTGGGGCGTCCTGCTGCTCGCCGTCATCCAGAACCTGATCAACCAGATCGGCTCGCTCAACTCCTCGTACCAATCGGTGGTCAGCGGCGGCTTCCTTATCGTTGTCGTGGTGGCCCAGCGCTATCTGGCGCGCGGTCGCAGAACCACCTGA
- a CDS encoding ABC transporter substrate-binding protein: MIIKRRSRTLAVACLLAATATLAASGCSKSETSDNAGGDSSQGAQAAKTPEGTSGAGCSLQSYGGPKLDLKNAVVGFSQSEKEANPFRIAETQSIKDEAKKIGVKKLLTTNAQSQLSKQISDIQDMLSQGAQFLIVAPLNSDGLEPALKAAAAKKVPVLTIDRKVNSTACKDYVAFLGSDFVEQGKRAADAMIEATGGKAKVAILLGASGNNVTTDRTKGFVDQIAAKAPGIEIVAQQTGEFARDKGQQVMEQLIQSKPDITAVYAENDEMGLGAVTALKAAGKKPGNDVKIVSVDGTRNAVQALVNGEYNAVIESNPRFGPLAFATAQKFYAGEEIPENVIISDRAYDATNAEASLGGAY; the protein is encoded by the coding sequence ATGATCATCAAGCGCCGATCCCGTACCCTCGCCGTGGCCTGCCTGCTCGCCGCCACCGCCACGCTGGCCGCCTCCGGCTGCTCCAAGTCGGAGACCTCCGACAACGCGGGCGGTGACAGCAGCCAGGGCGCCCAGGCGGCCAAGACCCCCGAAGGCACCTCCGGAGCCGGCTGCTCGCTCCAGTCCTACGGCGGGCCGAAGCTGGACCTGAAGAACGCCGTGGTCGGCTTCTCCCAGTCGGAGAAGGAGGCCAACCCCTTCCGTATCGCCGAGACGCAGTCCATCAAGGACGAGGCCAAGAAGATCGGCGTCAAGAAGCTGCTCACCACCAACGCGCAGTCGCAGCTCTCCAAGCAGATCAGCGACATCCAGGACATGCTGTCGCAGGGTGCCCAGTTCCTCATCGTGGCGCCGCTCAACTCCGACGGGCTGGAGCCCGCGCTCAAGGCCGCGGCGGCCAAGAAGGTGCCCGTCCTCACCATCGACCGCAAGGTCAACTCCACCGCCTGCAAGGACTATGTCGCGTTCCTCGGCTCCGACTTCGTCGAGCAGGGCAAGCGCGCCGCCGACGCGATGATCGAGGCGACCGGCGGCAAGGCCAAGGTCGCCATCCTCCTCGGCGCCTCCGGCAACAACGTCACCACCGACCGCACCAAGGGCTTCGTCGACCAGATCGCGGCGAAGGCACCGGGCATCGAGATCGTGGCCCAGCAGACCGGCGAGTTCGCCCGCGACAAGGGCCAGCAGGTCATGGAGCAGCTCATCCAGTCCAAGCCCGACATCACCGCCGTCTACGCGGAGAACGACGAGATGGGCCTGGGCGCCGTCACCGCGCTCAAGGCCGCGGGCAAGAAGCCCGGCAACGACGTCAAGATCGTCTCCGTCGACGGCACCCGCAACGCCGTACAGGCCCTCGTCAACGGCGAGTACAACGCCGTCATCGAGTCGAACCCGCGGTTCGGCCCGCTCGCCTTCGCCACCGCCCAGAAGTTCTACGCGGGCGAGGAGATCCCCGAGAACGTCATCATCTCCGACCGGGCGTACGACGCGACGAACGCCGAGGCATCGCTCGGCGGAGCGTACTGA